In Caloranaerobacter sp. TR13, a single window of DNA contains:
- a CDS encoding asparaginase translates to MKKKVAVIFTGGTISMKIDPRIDAAIPALSSEEILAMVTNIEKFAEVEIINFAKLPGPHMTPYKMMELAKLVKETIKRKDITGVVVTHGTDTLEETAYLLDLTIKSEKPIIVVGAMRNGSELGYDGPSNLSASICTAISEEAKGRGVLVVMNNEVNAASEVTKTNTLSLNTFKSPEFGPLGIVDNDEVIFYRDILNHEHIETDSIEPKVALIKCAAGMDDDIINFCIETGYKGIIIEALGRGNVPPNMVEGIKKAIENDIPVVIVSRCPTGRVLDTYGYPGAGKTLRQLGAIFGSNLPGQKARIKLMLALSVTKDINKIKEIFEKDIYK, encoded by the coding sequence ATGAAGAAAAAAGTTGCAGTTATTTTTACAGGCGGTACTATTTCAATGAAAATTGATCCTCGTATTGATGCTGCAATCCCTGCATTATCAAGCGAAGAAATTTTAGCTATGGTTACAAATATTGAAAAATTTGCTGAAGTTGAAATTATAAACTTCGCTAAACTTCCAGGACCACATATGACTCCATATAAAATGATGGAATTAGCAAAATTAGTTAAAGAAACAATTAAAAGAAAAGATATAACAGGCGTTGTAGTAACTCATGGGACAGATACTTTAGAAGAAACTGCATATTTACTGGACTTAACAATAAAGTCTGAAAAACCAATCATAGTTGTTGGAGCCATGAGAAATGGTTCTGAATTAGGTTACGATGGACCAAGTAACTTATCTGCTTCAATATGTACAGCTATATCTGAAGAAGCTAAAGGCAGAGGCGTTCTTGTAGTCATGAATAATGAAGTCAATGCTGCAAGTGAAGTAACAAAAACAAACACTCTTTCATTGAACACTTTTAAATCACCAGAGTTTGGACCTTTAGGAATTGTAGATAATGACGAAGTAATATTCTATAGGGATATATTAAATCACGAACATATTGAAACTGATTCAATCGAACCCAAAGTAGCTTTAATAAAATGTGCTGCTGGTATGGACGATGATATTATTAACTTTTGTATTGAAACGGGTTATAAAGGGATAATTATTGAAGCTTTAGGTAGAGGAAATGTTCCACCAAATATGGTAGAAGGTATTAAGAAAGCCATAGAAAACGATATCCCAGTTGTTATTGTATCAAGATGTCCAACTGGTAGAGTTTTAGATACTTATGGATATCCTGGTGCTGGTAAAACACTTAGACAATTAGGTGCTATATTTGGAAGCAACCTTCCAGGTCAAAAAGCTAGAATTAAGCTAATGTTAGCTTTAAGCGTAACTAAAGATATAAATAAAATAAAAGAAATATTTGAAAAAGACATATATAAATAG
- a CDS encoding cysteine desulfurase family protein, translating into MEVYLDNSATTRPRDEVIDAMIYMLKSTYGNPSSLHRKGLEAEKEIEKSRKIISKFLGVDSKEIFFTSGGTESNNIAIQGLIKKYAKRGKHIITTKIEHPSVLNIFKHYEEKGFEVTYLDVNEKGIVDLKQLESSINDKTILVSIMMVNNEIGTIQPIEEIIEIIKKKNKDVKLHVDGVQAFGKIDVSLKSLGIDTFSFSGHKIHGPKGIGGLYIRNGIILEPIIFGGNQEKGLKSGTENTPGIVGLGKAVEIIKNNFNDEKKHIKDLKKYFIDKVIERIDNIKINSYTDDRCAPHIVNISFIGVKGEVLLHYLEKNGIFVSTGSACSSHKKGRSHVLKSIGLKEKEIEGAIRFSFAFYNTKEEIEYVIDKLEKSVKDIRKITMR; encoded by the coding sequence ATGGAAGTTTACTTGGACAATAGTGCTACAACAAGACCAAGAGATGAAGTTATTGATGCTATGATATATATGTTAAAAAGCACATATGGGAATCCATCATCTTTGCATAGAAAAGGATTAGAAGCAGAGAAAGAAATAGAAAAATCAAGAAAGATTATTAGTAAATTTCTAGGAGTAGACAGTAAAGAAATTTTCTTTACTTCAGGTGGGACAGAAAGTAACAATATAGCTATACAGGGATTGATAAAAAAATATGCAAAGCGAGGAAAACATATCATAACTACTAAAATTGAACATCCATCAGTATTAAACATTTTTAAACACTATGAAGAAAAAGGATTTGAAGTTACATACTTAGATGTTAATGAAAAGGGCATTGTTGACTTAAAACAGTTAGAAAGTAGTATAAATGATAAAACAATTTTAGTATCTATTATGATGGTTAATAATGAAATAGGTACAATACAGCCTATTGAAGAAATAATTGAAATAATTAAGAAAAAAAATAAGGATGTAAAATTGCATGTAGATGGAGTACAGGCTTTTGGCAAAATAGATGTATCGCTTAAAAGCTTAGGAATAGATACTTTTTCTTTTAGTGGACACAAAATTCATGGACCGAAAGGTATAGGTGGACTATATATTAGAAATGGTATTATATTAGAACCGATTATTTTTGGTGGCAATCAAGAAAAAGGTTTAAAGTCAGGAACAGAAAATACACCTGGAATTGTAGGATTAGGTAAAGCTGTCGAGATTATTAAAAATAATTTTAATGATGAAAAAAAACATATAAAAGATTTGAAAAAGTATTTTATTGATAAAGTTATAGAAAGAATTGATAATATTAAGATAAATAGCTATACTGATGATAGATGTGCTCCACATATAGTAAATATATCATTTATCGGAGTAAAAGGAGAAGTATTATTGCATTATCTAGAAAAAAATGGTATATTTGTATCCACAGGCTCTGCGTGTTCCTCACACAAAAAGGGAAGGAGTCATGTGCTTAAAAGTATAGGTTTAAAAGAAAAAGAAATTGAGGGGGCTATAAGGTTTAGCTTTGCTTTCTATAATACTAAGGAAGAAATTGAATACGTAATTGATAAGCTTGAAAAGTCAGTTAAGGACATAAGAAAAATTACAATGAGGTGA
- the thiI gene encoding tRNA uracil 4-sulfurtransferase ThiI: protein MQRIVSISFGEIALKGLNRSYFVKKLLGQIKYSIKGLGEPKVYRDQGKIYVVTDDENIDQIVEKLKKIFGIVYISPGYRVEKDMEKMIEKAIESIKQTVEHKEVRTFKVQVKRADKRFPIKSMDVAREIGAAILRELKVLKVDVNNPDLLVKVDIRDYCYIYTDKIRGYGGLPVGTNGKALLLLSGGIDSPVAGFMIAKRGVSINAVHFHSYPFTSERAEEKVKKLASLLAEYCGKMKLYSVNILPIQREINEKCPEDEMTIISRRFMMRIAERIAEKEGIDALITGESLGQVASQTIKSLNVTNSVVKRPVFRPLIGMDKVEITEIAMDIGTYETSILPYEDCCTVFLPKHPVTRPKLEDIEKSEEALDIESLVEDAIEKMEIIEISSQENVE from the coding sequence TTGCAAAGAATAGTAAGTATAAGTTTTGGAGAGATTGCTTTAAAGGGCTTAAATAGGTCATATTTTGTAAAAAAATTATTGGGTCAAATTAAGTATTCTATAAAAGGATTGGGTGAACCTAAGGTTTATAGAGATCAAGGCAAAATATATGTTGTTACAGATGATGAAAATATAGATCAAATAGTTGAAAAACTTAAAAAAATTTTTGGTATAGTTTATATAAGTCCTGGATATAGAGTTGAAAAAGATATGGAAAAAATGATTGAAAAAGCTATAGAGTCCATCAAACAGACTGTTGAACACAAAGAAGTTAGAACTTTTAAGGTTCAAGTGAAAAGAGCGGATAAAAGGTTTCCAATAAAATCAATGGATGTTGCTAGAGAAATTGGGGCTGCAATATTAAGAGAATTGAAAGTATTAAAAGTAGATGTTAATAATCCTGATTTATTAGTAAAGGTGGATATTAGAGATTATTGTTACATATATACAGATAAGATAAGAGGCTATGGAGGATTACCAGTAGGTACTAATGGTAAAGCGCTTTTATTATTATCTGGAGGAATAGATAGTCCAGTTGCAGGATTTATGATAGCAAAAAGAGGAGTTTCAATAAATGCAGTTCATTTTCATAGTTATCCATTTACAAGTGAGCGAGCAGAAGAAAAAGTTAAAAAATTAGCTAGTTTACTAGCCGAATACTGTGGTAAGATGAAGCTTTATAGTGTAAATATTTTGCCTATACAAAGAGAAATAAATGAAAAATGTCCAGAAGATGAAATGACTATTATATCTAGAAGATTTATGATGCGAATAGCAGAAAGAATTGCTGAAAAAGAGGGAATAGATGCACTTATTACAGGTGAAAGCCTAGGGCAAGTTGCAAGTCAGACGATAAAAAGTCTTAATGTAACCAATTCAGTAGTAAAAAGACCTGTATTTAGACCTTTAATTGGTATGGACAAAGTAGAAATTACAGAAATTGCTATGGATATAGGAACTTATGAAACATCAATTTTACCATATGAAGATTGCTGTACGGTTTTTTTACCAAAACATCCAGTAACTAGACCAAAATTAGAAGATATTGAAAAATCAGAAGAGGCTCTTGATATTGAGAGTTTGGTTGAAGATGCTATTGAAAAAATGGAAATAATAGAAATAAGTTCTCAGGAAAATGTGGAGTAA
- a CDS encoding DMT family transporter, translating to MERRKIGIILILLSSLFFALMAATVKSLNSIPVAEKIFFRNLLGLIVATYIILKKGKKISGNNKKLLFFRSIFGLLGVASYFFALSKIPLADAVILNKLSPFFVIILSSIFLKERFNKIQMLSLAIALIGAIFVIKPQFSYTVIPAFIGLLSAFFAGAAYTTIRHLRHTDSPEIIVFYFTLFSTLTMIPVMASGYFVLPTLNDIVRLILLGIFATTAQFLMTNAYRFAPAGELSIYTYMNIVFSMLLGIVIWFEIPDIFSLIGAFLIITAGAINYFSNKMKKIS from the coding sequence ATGGAACGCAGAAAAATAGGTATAATATTAATTTTATTATCTTCACTATTTTTTGCACTTATGGCAGCTACAGTAAAGTCGTTAAATAGTATTCCAGTAGCAGAAAAAATCTTTTTTAGAAATTTACTTGGACTTATTGTTGCAACATACATAATTCTAAAGAAAGGTAAGAAAATATCAGGAAATAATAAGAAGCTGTTATTCTTTAGAAGTATTTTTGGATTATTAGGTGTAGCTAGTTATTTTTTTGCTTTATCGAAAATTCCTTTAGCTGATGCAGTAATACTTAATAAATTATCACCTTTTTTTGTAATCATATTATCGTCAATTTTTCTAAAAGAAAGGTTTAATAAAATACAAATGTTATCTTTGGCAATTGCTTTAATCGGAGCTATTTTTGTTATTAAACCACAATTTAGTTATACTGTGATACCAGCTTTTATAGGGCTTTTATCTGCATTTTTTGCTGGTGCTGCTTATACAACGATAAGGCATTTAAGACACACAGATTCACCAGAAATTATAGTTTTCTATTTTACATTATTTTCAACATTAACTATGATACCTGTTATGGCTTCAGGATATTTTGTTTTACCAACTTTAAATGATATAGTAAGACTAATTTTACTAGGAATATTTGCTACAACTGCACAATTTTTAATGACTAATGCGTACAGATTTGCTCCTGCAGGCGAGCTTTCAATTTATACTTATATGAATATTGTTTTTTCTATGTTATTGGGAATTGTAATTTGGTTTGAGATACCTGATATTTTTAGCTTAATAGGCGCATTTCTTATAATTACAGCTGGAGCGATTAATTATTTTTCAAATAAAATGAAAAAGATTTCGTAG
- a CDS encoding LacI family DNA-binding transcriptional regulator, whose translation MRKARNVTIKDVAKKAGVSISTVSRAFNDYSDIKPETRKKILKIAEEIGYSPSLLARGMRTSNSRRIAIGIEDYDVAKPNYSFLYKIIMGFKEYASKQGYEVVFLPNLTKNNKNKLPRIVQDNYLDGIFLMGLKLSDEFYKQVLKGDIPCVLFDIPINKGKVGFVGTDNIKGTSLAMDYLIRNGHRKIAFINGHENAYVSLQRLDGYYLSLMKNEIPIDKTLIYFGDFTEKSGRDGIRKLFNEHNDITAVFAASDLMAIGAITELREMGKKIPEEIEVIGFDDIELSSYVSPKLSTIRQDTYKLGTSAATLLINIINGQQINKIVIEPELVLRESTRNKNA comes from the coding sequence ATGCGGAAAGCGAGGAATGTGACAATAAAAGATGTTGCAAAAAAAGCTGGAGTATCAATTAGCACAGTATCAAGAGCTTTTAATGATTATAGTGATATAAAACCTGAAACAAGAAAAAAGATATTAAAAATAGCTGAGGAGATAGGATACAGTCCGAGCCTTTTAGCTAGAGGAATGAGAACTTCTAATAGTAGAAGAATAGCTATTGGTATAGAGGATTACGATGTAGCAAAGCCAAATTATTCTTTTCTTTACAAAATAATTATGGGCTTTAAAGAATATGCTTCTAAACAAGGCTATGAAGTTGTTTTTCTTCCTAATTTAACCAAAAACAATAAGAATAAATTACCTAGAATAGTTCAGGACAATTATTTAGACGGGATATTTTTGATGGGACTTAAATTAAGTGATGAATTTTATAAACAAGTTCTTAAAGGTGATATACCATGTGTTCTATTTGATATTCCTATAAATAAAGGTAAAGTAGGATTTGTAGGAACTGACAATATTAAAGGGACAAGTTTAGCAATGGATTATTTGATCCGTAATGGGCATAGAAAAATTGCGTTTATAAATGGTCATGAAAATGCATATGTGAGTCTCCAAAGATTGGATGGATATTACTTATCTTTAATGAAAAATGAAATTCCTATAGATAAGACTTTGATTTATTTTGGTGATTTTACTGAAAAAAGTGGTAGAGATGGGATTAGAAAGCTTTTTAATGAACATAATGATATAACAGCCGTTTTTGCTGCTAGTGATCTTATGGCGATAGGTGCAATTACTGAATTGAGAGAGATGGGCAAAAAAATACCAGAAGAAATTGAAGTTATTGGATTTGATGATATTGAATTAAGTTCTTATGTGAGTCCTAAGCTTTCAACTATAAGGCAAGATACATATAAGCTGGGAACTTCAGCAGCTACGCTTCTAATTAATATAATAAATGGACAGCAAATAAACAAGATAGTGATAGAGCCAGAACTAGTTTTAAGGGAATCTACTAGAAATAAGAATGCTTAA
- the pgmB gene encoding beta-phosphoglucomutase: MVKIKACIFDLDGVIVDTAKYHYLAWRKLANELGFDFTEKDNEKLKGVSRMESLEILLGLGNVKVDEETKFKLAEKKNNWYRELISKMDETEILPKVKDFISELKNAGIKVAIGSSSKNTMTILNSIKMTDVFDVIIDGNKITKAKPDPEVFLLGAEALGVKPNECVVFEDAKAGIEAAKKAGMYAVGIGSKEILKEADKVIPDTNSLTFDIINF, from the coding sequence ATGGTTAAAATTAAAGCTTGTATATTCGATTTAGATGGTGTAATTGTTGATACTGCAAAATATCATTATTTAGCTTGGAGAAAGCTTGCGAACGAGCTAGGTTTTGATTTCACTGAAAAAGATAATGAAAAACTAAAAGGTGTTAGCAGAATGGAATCACTTGAAATACTTCTTGGTTTAGGTAATGTTAAAGTTGATGAAGAAACAAAATTTAAGCTAGCTGAAAAGAAAAATAACTGGTACCGTGAACTAATTTCTAAAATGGATGAAACTGAAATACTACCAAAAGTTAAAGACTTTATTAGTGAACTAAAAAATGCAGGCATAAAAGTTGCAATAGGATCTTCAAGCAAAAATACTATGACTATCTTAAATAGTATCAAAATGACAGATGTTTTCGATGTTATTATTGATGGTAACAAGATAACTAAGGCTAAACCAGACCCTGAAGTATTTCTTTTAGGTGCAGAAGCTTTGGGTGTAAAGCCTAATGAATGTGTTGTATTTGAAGATGCAAAAGCCGGCATAGAAGCAGCTAAAAAAGCTGGAATGTACGCTGTTGGTATCGGTTCTAAGGAAATTCTAAAAGAAGCAGATAAAGTTATACCAGATACAAATAGTCTAACGTTCGATATTATTAATTTTTAG
- a CDS encoding glycoside hydrolase family 65 protein, protein MGNELWIIEQECYDVKDNPKYETIFTLANGYRGFRGWLEFSSYGFNGNFIAGVFDKAEAQVTEIVNTQNPLVFNLYVDDERIDIDRCEIVNFKRYLDMKDGILHTDIEIKTPKGKITKISAKRFVSRKNVHRWGVEYKITPINYSGKIFVENMIDGTVTNGNYHPVDKTKHIRVKETYDLNPGIALEAHTIDQGIRIIEGTIIKVLNDTVLKNRKYGVFGEIVRELLELRVEEGKEYILQKFGATYTSRDTDDNLIDVLENELRNFYKQGLEDEIEAHIKAWQEIWDRIDIEIKGDVQAQLGIRFNIFQLSSSAYDQDDRVSIAAKALHGEGYKGHVFWDTEIFMLPFFIYTQPEIARNLLMYRYNTLDGARKNAKLNGYEGAQFPWESADDGLEVTPKWGMDYDGNLVRIWTGDEEFHINSDIVFSIWEYYRATKDKDFLMNYGMEILLETAKFWISRVEYNIDMDRYEINKVIGPDEFHEHVNNNFYTNYLAKWNIEKTLELAEWLKRENVKVYEDLLKKLDIKEEDFKEWKVVKDKIYIPYSEDGKLIEQFEGYFDLKDIEITEHDENGMPLWPDLQGYKLGQTQLIKQPDVVMLMLLLGDEFDKETRKINYEYYEKRTMHKSSLSPSMYSIMGLTVGDTHNAYKYFMKTILTDLEDNQGNACFGLHAASTGGSWQSVVFGFGGLHVDKEQYLCLNPWIPEHWDELTFNIIWNEAKVKVVVSHNEVRVISTKDFDIKIYDEKFKVYKNKELIYRR, encoded by the coding sequence ATGGGAAACGAACTATGGATTATTGAGCAAGAATGTTATGACGTTAAAGACAATCCAAAATATGAAACAATATTTACTTTAGCTAATGGATACAGGGGATTTAGAGGATGGTTAGAATTTTCGAGTTATGGTTTTAATGGCAATTTCATTGCAGGAGTATTTGATAAAGCAGAAGCTCAAGTCACTGAAATTGTCAACACTCAAAATCCTTTGGTTTTCAATTTGTATGTTGATGATGAGAGGATAGACATTGACAGATGTGAAATTGTTAATTTTAAAAGATATTTAGATATGAAGGATGGCATTCTACATACTGATATAGAAATAAAAACTCCCAAAGGAAAAATTACAAAAATATCTGCAAAAAGATTTGTAAGCAGAAAAAATGTTCACAGATGGGGTGTTGAATATAAAATAACACCTATAAATTATTCAGGTAAGATTTTTGTTGAAAATATGATTGATGGTACTGTAACTAATGGTAATTATCATCCAGTTGATAAAACTAAGCATATTAGAGTTAAAGAAACATATGATCTTAATCCGGGTATAGCATTAGAAGCACATACAATAGACCAAGGTATAAGAATAATAGAGGGAACGATTATTAAGGTATTAAATGATACAGTTTTAAAGAATAGAAAGTATGGAGTTTTTGGTGAAATAGTTAGAGAACTTTTAGAATTAAGAGTAGAAGAAGGGAAAGAGTATATACTACAAAAATTTGGTGCAACTTATACATCAAGAGATACAGATGATAATCTGATAGATGTTTTGGAAAATGAATTAAGAAACTTTTATAAGCAGGGGTTAGAAGATGAAATAGAAGCTCATATCAAGGCTTGGCAAGAAATTTGGGATAGAATCGATATTGAAATAAAAGGAGATGTACAAGCTCAATTAGGAATTAGGTTTAACATATTTCAATTATCATCATCAGCATATGACCAAGATGATAGAGTGAGTATTGCTGCTAAGGCACTACATGGTGAGGGGTATAAAGGTCATGTTTTCTGGGATACCGAGATTTTCATGTTACCATTCTTTATATATACTCAACCAGAAATTGCAAGAAACTTATTAATGTATAGATATAACACTCTAGATGGAGCTAGAAAAAATGCAAAACTTAACGGCTATGAAGGTGCTCAATTCCCATGGGAGTCAGCTGATGACGGGTTGGAAGTAACTCCTAAGTGGGGCATGGATTATGATGGGAACTTAGTAAGGATTTGGACTGGTGATGAAGAATTCCATATAAATTCAGATATCGTATTTAGTATTTGGGAATACTATAGAGCTACAAAAGACAAAGATTTTTTAATGAATTATGGTATGGAAATTCTTTTAGAAACAGCAAAGTTTTGGATAAGCAGAGTTGAATATAACATAGATATGGATAGATATGAAATAAATAAAGTAATAGGCCCTGATGAGTTTCACGAACATGTAAATAATAATTTCTATACAAATTACTTGGCTAAATGGAATATTGAAAAAACATTAGAACTTGCTGAATGGTTAAAAAGAGAAAATGTAAAAGTCTATGAAGATTTGCTTAAGAAATTAGATATTAAGGAAGAAGATTTTAAAGAATGGAAAGTAGTAAAGGATAAGATTTATATACCATATTCAGAAGATGGCAAATTAATTGAACAGTTTGAAGGGTATTTTGATTTAAAAGATATTGAGATTACAGAACATGATGAAAACGGCATGCCTTTATGGCCTGATTTACAAGGATATAAACTAGGACAAACTCAATTAATTAAGCAGCCTGATGTTGTTATGTTGATGCTATTGTTGGGTGATGAATTTGACAAAGAAACAAGAAAAATCAACTACGAATACTATGAAAAAAGAACGATGCATAAGTCTTCGTTGAGTCCGTCAATGTATTCAATAATGGGACTTACAGTTGGGGATACACATAATGCCTATAAATATTTTATGAAAACTATATTAACAGACTTAGAAGATAATCAAGGTAATGCTTGTTTTGGATTACATGCTGCATCTACTGGTGGTTCATGGCAAAGCGTAGTGTTTGGCTTTGGAGGATTGCATGTAGATAAAGAACAGTACCTTTGTTTAAACCCATGGATACCAGAACATTGGGATGAATTGACTTTCAATATTATTTGGAATGAAGCTAAAGTGAAAGTTGTTGTTTCGCACAATGAAGTTAGAGTAATAAGTACAAAAGACTTTGATATTAAGATATATGATGAGAAATTCAAAGTTTATAAAAACAAAGAGCTGATATATAGAAGATAA
- a CDS encoding ABC transporter substrate-binding protein, giving the protein MRKLISLVLVLALIGAILAGCGTSKEPQNQETSQKAKKEETVTITLGGWASSPAETDLLDAQIKEFEKTHPNIKIEKQVITGDYLQQMQARIASKTEPDVYYLDVSQAPTFIEKGVILPLDEYLDKEDLKDFEPNLLKGFQKDGKTYGLPKDYNTLALFYNKDMFEKAGVKVPTTWKELEEAAKALTKDGVKGIVLSNDAARFIPFIYQAGGKVLENGEIVFNSNEAAKGLDFYYSLIKKGYADTPQNLGVGWNGDALAQKKAAMCIEGGWMIPFMKDAGPDVNYGIAKLPKGEKEGDLAFTVAYVMSRNTKHKEAAAEVIKFLTGKKAQQMTADSGLAIPTRISMGEVYTKKYPERKPLVEMVQYSKVFQFGTKGPKILDALNKAGEKLQLGQETDAKKVLEEAANSLK; this is encoded by the coding sequence ATGAGAAAATTAATTTCTTTGGTGTTAGTTTTAGCACTAATAGGTGCTATATTAGCAGGTTGTGGTACTAGTAAAGAACCACAAAATCAAGAAACTAGTCAAAAAGCTAAAAAAGAAGAAACTGTAACAATAACATTAGGAGGATGGGCTTCATCACCAGCAGAGACTGATTTATTAGATGCTCAGATTAAAGAATTTGAAAAAACTCATCCAAATATTAAAATTGAAAAGCAGGTTATTACTGGAGATTATTTACAACAAATGCAAGCTAGAATTGCTTCTAAAACGGAACCTGATGTATACTATTTAGATGTTTCTCAAGCACCTACTTTCATAGAAAAAGGTGTAATATTGCCATTAGATGAATATTTAGATAAAGAAGATTTAAAGGATTTTGAGCCGAATTTATTGAAAGGATTTCAAAAGGATGGTAAGACATATGGTTTACCTAAAGATTATAACACTCTAGCATTATTTTATAACAAAGACATGTTTGAAAAAGCTGGTGTGAAAGTTCCTACAACTTGGAAAGAATTGGAGGAAGCTGCTAAAGCTTTGACTAAAGATGGAGTTAAAGGTATTGTGTTAAGTAATGATGCAGCAAGATTTATACCTTTTATATATCAAGCGGGAGGAAAAGTTCTTGAAAATGGAGAAATAGTATTTAATTCAAACGAAGCTGCTAAAGGATTAGATTTCTACTATTCATTAATTAAGAAAGGTTATGCAGATACTCCACAAAATTTAGGTGTAGGCTGGAATGGTGATGCTTTAGCTCAAAAGAAAGCTGCAATGTGTATTGAAGGTGGATGGATGATACCATTTATGAAAGATGCAGGTCCTGATGTAAATTATGGCATTGCTAAACTTCCAAAAGGAGAAAAAGAAGGAGATTTAGCATTCACAGTTGCTTATGTAATGAGTAGAAATACTAAACATAAGGAAGCAGCAGCTGAAGTTATAAAGTTCTTAACTGGTAAGAAGGCACAACAAATGACTGCTGATAGTGGTTTAGCAATTCCTACAAGAATTTCTATGGGAGAAGTTTACACCAAAAAATATCCTGAAAGAAAACCTTTAGTAGAAATGGTACAATATTCGAAGGTATTCCAATTTGGAACTAAAGGACCTAAAATATTGGATGCACTTAATAAAGCTGGTGAGAAATTACAATTAGGTCAAGAAACTGATGCTAAAAAAGTATTAGAGGAAGCAGCTAATTCATTGAAATAA
- a CDS encoding carbohydrate ABC transporter permease, protein MAVKISRAKKNSIKKNKIRDMIDGWLFVLPFVGLALIFFVGPLLVAFMLSFKEYSFLDSVTMWQAKWVGFNNYINAFKDPTFKKALINTTIYSIGVVPVQLVIALALAIVVDSNIKGKTFFRTAYYIPTITSTVAVAVMFLFIFKTDGLLNKILVFFGLQPYNWFNSIHLALPSIMIMAVWSSVGLYMVIFLAGLQDIPTSLYEAASIDGASKWQKLIHVTLPMLKPTIFFNLVVSLIGTFQVFDQAYVVSKGNGGPLDSTMTVVLYLYRTGFREFKMGYASAIAFILFVIIFVLTLIQKKLFGEENRM, encoded by the coding sequence TTGGCAGTAAAAATATCTAGAGCTAAAAAGAATTCTATTAAAAAAAATAAAATAAGAGATATGATAGATGGCTGGCTTTTTGTATTGCCATTTGTCGGATTGGCGTTAATATTTTTTGTCGGACCTCTTTTAGTAGCTTTTATGCTAAGTTTTAAGGAGTATTCTTTTTTGGACTCTGTTACAATGTGGCAAGCTAAATGGGTAGGCTTTAATAATTATATCAATGCTTTTAAAGATCCTACGTTTAAAAAAGCATTAATAAATACTACAATATATTCAATCGGTGTAGTTCCAGTACAATTAGTAATTGCTTTAGCATTAGCAATAGTTGTCGATTCAAATATTAAAGGTAAAACTTTTTTTAGGACTGCTTATTATATACCTACGATTACTTCAACTGTTGCAGTTGCAGTAATGTTTTTATTCATATTTAAAACAGATGGTTTATTAAATAAAATTCTTGTCTTTTTTGGTTTACAGCCTTATAACTGGTTTAATAGTATACATTTAGCACTACCTTCTATTATGATTATGGCTGTCTGGTCATCTGTAGGTCTTTATATGGTTATATTTTTGGCTGGACTACAAGATATTCCTACATCTTTATATGAGGCGGCTAGCATAGATGGGGCTAGTAAATGGCAAAAATTAATACATGTTACATTGCCAATGTTAAAACCGACAATCTTTTTTAATTTAGTAGTATCACTTATTGGAACTTTTCAAGTTTTTGATCAGGCATATGTAGTTTCAAAAGGTAATGGCGGGCCATTAGACTCAACTATGACAGTAGTTTTATATTTGTATAGAACTGGATTTAGAGAGTTTAAAATGGGTTATGCTTCTGCTATAGCATTTATTTTATTTGTTATAATATTTGTCTTGACATTAATTCAGAAGAAATTATTTGGTGAAGAGAATAGGATGTAG